The following DNA comes from Sphingobacteriales bacterium.
AAAAAATAAAGCTTGTTTTAAAAAAATATGGCATCTGAATGAATAAAAAAATCATCAGAAATATCTTGCTGTTACTGGCAGCCCTGCTGACTTTCTTTTTGGCTTTTCAGCTCGATAAATTTTTAAAAAACCTGAAGCAAACTGAAAAAATCATCAAAAAAACCGAACAGGAAATGAAATGGATACCAGCCGGTCATCCTTATTTTCAATATACCGGACGCTTTAATTTTCTTGGCGATGAAAAAGTGTTTTTTGCCCAGTCAGGTTGTTCGGTAACTATAAGATTTACAGGAACTAAAATTCATTTTTTTCTGAAAAATTATTCTGCTCCCGACAGATTCTATCATTCAAATTATTTTTCAGTCTTTATCGACAGTCTTCAGCCCATATTATTGCATGCCGTAAATGATTCATCTGTATATAAAATTGAAAATCTTGAGGAAGGCGAACATCAGCTCATATTGTATAAAAGAACGGAAGCTGCCTGCGGGTTGATGGAGCTGAAAGGAGTTTTTATTGAAGACAACGGGGAAATTCTTCCCCCTCCTCCCCGGCCAAAACTCAGGATCGAATTTATAGGCAACTCCATTACCGCAGGATATGGAAATGAAGACACCCTCAACGGCAGACGATTCAATCCGCTGACAGAAAATCACTATCTTGCCTATCCATCCATTTGTGCCAGATTGCTGAAGGCCGAGCATCACAGTATTTGCTACTCAGGAAAGGGTATCTACCGCAATTACGATAAAAGTCTGACTGAAACATTACCTACACTTTACACAAGGATTTACCCACAGAAAAAAAATCACTGGAATTTTTCATTATGGCAGCCCCACATCATCGTTGTCAATGCCGGAACAAATGATTTCGGGCAAGGCATACCGCCTGTTGATTCTTTTGTTGCTGCATATACTTCTTTTTTAATCAAGATACGGAAACTTAATCCTGAAAGCATTCTTATTCTGGTAGATGGTCCTTTATTGAAAAACGGCTTAAAAACAGATGAAGAAACAGGTATGCCCATAAATACCTATTCCATTTACATGAGGTGTCTGAATATGGTGGTGAACAATTTTAAAAGAGCAGGCTATTCCAATATTTACCAGTTTTCATTCACACCGGTCGGAAAAAATGGGTACGGCACCAACTGGCATCCCAGTGTAAAGCAACACCAGATCAATGCTGAAGAGTTGTCAACATACATCCGCCAGAGTTTTCCATGGCTTTTCAAATAAAAAATTTTCTGTTAAGGAGCAAAATCAGACCTTTG
Coding sequences within:
- a CDS encoding SGNH/GDSL hydrolase family protein produces the protein MNKKIIRNILLLLAALLTFFLAFQLDKFLKNLKQTEKIIKKTEQEMKWIPAGHPYFQYTGRFNFLGDEKVFFAQSGCSVTIRFTGTKIHFFLKNYSAPDRFYHSNYFSVFIDSLQPILLHAVNDSSVYKIENLEEGEHQLILYKRTEAACGLMELKGVFIEDNGEILPPPPRPKLRIEFIGNSITAGYGNEDTLNGRRFNPLTENHYLAYPSICARLLKAEHHSICYSGKGIYRNYDKSLTETLPTLYTRIYPQKKNHWNFSLWQPHIIVVNAGTNDFGQGIPPVDSFVAAYTSFLIKIRKLNPESILILVDGPLLKNGLKTDEETGMPINTYSIYMRCLNMVVNNFKRAGYSNIYQFSFTPVGKNGYGTNWHPSVKQHQINAEELSTYIRQSFPWLFK